The following proteins are encoded in a genomic region of Glycine soja cultivar W05 chromosome 17, ASM419377v2, whole genome shotgun sequence:
- the LOC114391602 gene encoding uncharacterized protein LOC114391602, whose protein sequence is MCPPPSKVNTKGAPKKLMKRSQRSTKRDPSYWEYADAYHSVQNSNTSIRHTATSSEPLKPARMIPMLDQFAPFIQGFIEDVVEVKADGNCGYRSVAVLLGMGEEYWALMRNELIKELGKWSQDYIKLFGGTERFEQLRLSLYVDGLSKVSVDKWMDITKMRYVIASRYNVYLKDRSLSLTAYGIFVVKQFISSGKTVANCICR, encoded by the exons atgtgtcctcctccatcAAAGGTTAACAccaaaggtgcaccgaagaaactgATGAAAAGAAGCCAAAGATcgacaaagcgtgatccgtcaTATTGGGAGTATGCTGATGCTTATCATTCAGTTCAAAATAGCAACACTTCAATCAGACATACTGCGACATCTTCTGAACCACTGAAGCCAGCAAGGATgatcccgatgttggatcaatttgcgccATTTATACAGGGTTTCATTGAGGATGTTGTTGAAGTGAAAGCGGATGGTAACTGTGGTTATCGATCAGTTGCTGTTTTGTTAGGTATGGGAGAAGAATATTGGGCACTGATGCGCAACGAATtaattaaagaacttggcaaatgGTCGCAAGACTACATAAAGCTCTTtggtggcacagagagatttgaacagTTGAGGTTGTCCCTATATGTGGATGGGTTATCCAAG gttagtgtggacaagtggatggatataacgaaGATGagatatgtcattgcatcaagatataat GTTTATCTCAAAGATCGTTCGTTGTCCCTTACCGCCTACGGCATTTTTGTGGTCAAGCAATTCATATCCTCAGGCAAAACAGTGGCCAACTGCATATGTAGGTAG